A genomic window from Triticum urartu cultivar G1812 chromosome 7, Tu2.1, whole genome shotgun sequence includes:
- the LOC125519620 gene encoding alcohol-forming fatty acyl-CoA reductase-like, whose translation MDAAAVIGCFRDRSILITGSTGFLGKMLVEKILRVQPDVRKLYLLVRAPDAASAEHRVLTEVVATKLFDVLRSKHGADFNSFIKNKISPLPGDITKETCALRNSMVEQISEDIHVIVSVAATTSFYERYDVALASNTLGVAHVCDLAKKCANLKMLLHVSTAFAAGEQEGLLLEKPFDVGKALKKDYNLDIQSEIKLVESVKSKLRIQFSNDNIEKRKMKELGLKRARHFGWPNVYSLTKAMGEMLLGTLGRDLPAVIVRPSIISSTFQEPMPGWTEGTRTMDMLYVAYNDQKLPCFIADRTVIVDVIPGDMVINALMVAMAIHWDTHGTQAIYHVTTGHRNPLLFSTFLESGYEYFRSNPRVTKDGRIVKDRRVKFFKTYTFFRLYMILRYNLALEHYNKLKRGYNFLILVAKLYAPYAFFKGCFDDTNMRNLWAITSTDQLKDGSTFDWYASKPIGRTKPFLTRALLLDLHLVQ comes from the exons ATGGACGCCGCTGCGGTGATCGGGTGTTTCAGGGACAGGAGCATCCTAATCACCGGCTCCACGGGCTTCCTCGGGAAAA TGCTGGTGGAGAAGATCCTAAGGGTCCAGCCGGATGTGAGGAAGCTCTACCTCCTTGTGCGCGCGCCAGACGCCGCATCCGCCGAGCATCGCGTGCTCACCGAG GTTGTAGCAACAAAACTTTTTGATGTTCTGCGAAGCAAGCATGGAGCTGATTTCAACTCTTTTATCAAAAATAAAATTTCCCCTCTACCTGGAGACATCACTAAGGAAACCTGTGCACTCAGAAATTCTATGGTTGAACAGATCTCTGAGGATATCCATGTCATTGTGAGTGTAGCTGCAACTACTAGCTTCTATGAGAG ATATGATGTCGCTCTGGCATCAAATACCTTAGGAGTTGCCCACGTGTGCGATTTAGCAAAGAAGTGTGCTAATCTTAAAATGCTCCTTCATGTTTCCACTG CTTTCGCAGCCGGGGAGCAAGAAGGCCTGTTATTGGAGAAGCCGTTTGATGTAGGCAAAGCACTAAAGAAAGACTATAACTTGGACATCCAATCTGAGATAAAATTAGTTGAGAGTGTCAAGTCAAAACTCAGGATACAATTCTCTAATGACAATATAGAGAAAAGGAAAATGAAGGAACTTGGATTGAAAAG GGCTAGGCACTTTGGTTGGCCTAACGTGTATTCACTCACAAAGGCCATGGGGGAGATGTTGCTAGGAACCTTAGGACGAGACCTTCCAGCTGTCATAGTACGGCCAAGCATCATATCTAGCACTTTCCAAGAACCAATGCCTGGTTGGACGGAGGGAACTAG GACAATGGATATGTTGTATGTTGCTTACAATGACCAGAAACTTCCATGTTTTATCGCCGATCGTACTGTCATTGTCGATGTG ATACCAGGAGACATGGTAATTAATGCACTGATGGTCGCCATGGCCATTCATTGGGACACACATGGAACACAGGCAATTTACCATGTAACCACAGGCCATCGGAACCCATTGCTTTTTTCCACTTTTCTGGAATCAGGCTATGAGTATTTCCGCTCTAATCCTCGTGTAACCAAGGACGGGAGGATTGTCAAGGATAGAAGGGTGAAATTTTTCAAGACATATACATTTTTTCGTTTATACATGATCCTGCGGTATAACCTAGCACTAGAG CATTACAATAAGCTCAAACGTGGCTACAATTTCCTGATACTTGTCGCCAAGTTGTACGCCCCATATGCGTTCTTCAAAGGGTG CTTTGATGACACGAACATGAGAAATTTGTGGGCAATAACCTCTACAGACCAGCTGAAGGATGGATCCACGTTtgatt GGTATGCATCAAAACCAATTGGAAGAACCAAGCCTTTTTTAACACGAGCATTACTCCTGGACTTACATCTGGTTCAGTGA